The genomic DNA TCGGTCGTGTTATTTGTTATACCCCTGAACGAAAGATCTTTCTCAATAATGTCTTACATGTACCTAGCACTGCTAAGAATCTCATATCTGTTCATAAATTAGCTGCTGATAATGATGCCTACtttgaatttcatccaaatCTATTTTTCATAAAGGATCGAGCAACGAAGAGAATCCTTCTGGAAGGAAAGTGTAGAGATGGTCTTTACCCTCTACCGGCTGCTGCCCTCAAGAATAAACATGTTCTCAGCATCTCTGGTGTTGTCAAACCAACTTTGGAGAGATGGCACCATCGCTTGGGACATCCCTCTTATCAAGTCGTTAGGGAAGTCATCAAGAAGAATAGTTTACCTTGCTTGGTCGAGACTAGGTTAAATTCCGTTTGTGATTCGTGTCAGATGGCCAAGAGCCATCAGCTACCCTATCCAAAGGCGTCGAGTCAGTCTGCTTTCCGTTTACAATTATTGTTCTCAGATGTATGGGGCTAGCTTGTGATTCTTTTGGAAAGTACAAGTATTATGTGAGTTTTATCGACGACTATAGCAAATTTGTTTGGATCTATCTTCTTGAATACAAATCCGAAATTTTCCAACATTTCCATGACTTCCAAGCTCTTGTTGAACAACAATTTGATCAAAAAATTCTTGCCATGCAAACTGATTGGGGCGGCAAATATGAAAAGCTAAATTCTTTCTTTAACAAAGTAGGCATCTCTCATCTTGTTTCTTGTCCCCATGCTGACCAACAGAATGATGCAGTTGAAAGGAAACATAGGCATATTGTTGAAGTTGGCCTCTCTCTTCTTGCTCAATCTTCCATGCCCCTAAAATATTGGGATCAAACTTTTCTAGCAGCCACCTATTTAATCAACAAAAAACCGAGCAAGGTTATCCAACATCTAACACCACTTGAGCGCCTTCTGAACCTTGAAGTTGACTACAACTCTCTTAGGGTCTTTGGTTGTGCATGTTGGCCAAACTTGAGACCTTATAACTCTCGGAAGTTGGAATTTCGTTCAAAGCGATGTGTATTTCTTGGGTAAAACAACCTTCACAAAGGGTTCAAGTGCCTTGATGTCTCTAGTGGTCGGTTTTGTATCTCGCGAGATATCATTGTTGATGAGGAGATTTTTCCCTTTTCCGATCTAAATCCAAATGCTGGCGCTTGATTTACCTCGGAGCTCCTTCTTTTGCCTCCGGCCTTGCTTAATCCATCTAGTTCAGGTGGAGTACACTTACACGATCATGTGGACGATATGTCCCCTAATGGTACTGATGATAATTCTCTAAGTGTATAGGAAAATGCAGCTCAAATTAATGAAAACACCACAGCATAGCCTGATTTTATACAACCATCCACCAGCGCGGAGCACGAGGATGATCTTCCGGTAGTGTCAGTATGAGGAGCAGGCAGATCCGCCTCGGATCCGGCGTCGTTAGCGCCATTAGCACAGAGCCTGCACACGATCCGCCCGCGGCCAATCCGGTCGAGCCGCGTCTGGCGCTCGTGTCGCCCGAGCGCAGGGGGGCAGGATCTTCTGTGCCACAACATAGCAACACACTCGAGGCACACGGATTCGATGCGGCTGGCACTAGACATTCGGAGTTCGAGGAGGATCCGGCAGGATTTGGTGTGCCCGCTGATCCTGTGCACCACTTAGTGTCAGCATCGCCCCTAGAGCTGACAGAGCCGGCTTCAACTTGTCCCAGGGCACGGCTTCAAGGAGGTATTTGCAAACCCAAAATTTATACAGATGGTACTGTAAAATATGGTCTTCTCTCTTGTACTGGGGAACCAGATAGCCTTGAAGAAGCTTTGCATGATGAAAATTGGAAGCAAGCTATGGATGTTGAATTTCTTGCTCTACAAAGGAACAAGACATGGAGGCTAGTACCACCAGAGAAAGGAAGGAACATTGTGGATTGCAAATGGGTTTATAAAATCGAAGGAAGCCAGATGGAACTATTGATAGATATAAAGCAAGACTTGTTGCCAAGGGCTTCAAGCAAAGGTATGGACTAGATTATGAAGACACATTTAGTCATGTGGTTAAGGCAGCAACAATTAGGCTTTTGCTCTCCATTGCTATGTCACAAGGATGGAGTCTTTGACAATTGGATATGGAGAATgcgtttcttcatggtgttctaGAGGAAGAGGTGCATATGAAGCAACCTCTTGGATATCGTGACAAACTCTTTCCCAATTATGTGTGTAAGTTGGATAAGGCACTCTATGGTCTCAAACAGGCACCAAGAGCATGGTATCATCGTCTAAGTGTAAAGCTTCAAGGTTTAGGATTTAAAGCATCCAAGGCCGACACCTCTCTTTTCTTCTATAGGAAAGGTAATTTGGCTATGTTCATCTTGGTATATGTAGATGATATCATAGTGGCAAGCTCATCTACCGAAGGAACAAAGGTACTCTTGCAGGTTCTCAAATCTGATTTCACGTTAAAGGATTTGGGGGATCTGAGTTACTTCTTGGGGATTGAGGTGTCGAGATCTGCAGATGGGCTGACATTGTCTCAAGAGAAATATGCTGGTGACGTGCTGAGAAGGACAGGGATGCTTAATTGTAAGCCAACCAACACGCCAATGTCAACTACAGAGAAATTGCCAGCGCATGGAGGGATTCCACTTGGCCCTAAGGATTCTACTCTCTACAAGAGCATCATTGGGGTGTTACGGTACTTGACACTAACAAGACCGGATATTTCCTTTACTATAAACAAGATCTATCAGTACCTCCATGCGCCAACTTCTGAACATTGGATAGCAGTGAAGCGTGTGCTGAGATACCTCAAGTATACATTGCATCTTGGGCTTAAAATGTCCAAGTCTAAGTCTGCACTTGTAAGCGGGTTTTCTGATACAGATTGGGCCAGGTGCGTTGATGATAGGCGGTCAACACGAGGCTTTGCCATTTTCCTTGGTTCGAACTTAATCTCATGGAGTGCAAGGAAACAAGCCACTATGTCACGCTCAAGCACTGAGGCAGAGTATAAAGCAATGGCAAATGCAACGACAGAAATTATTTGGGTGCAGTCATTACTTCAGGAACTTGGAATTAGAAGCCCCCCTTTTGCAAGATTATGGTGTGACAATCTTGGCGCCACCTATCTATCAGCCAATCGAGTCTTCCATGCTCGCACAAAATATATAGAAATTGATTATCACTTTGTAAAGGAAAGAGTTGCACAGAAGCTTCTGGATGTTCAGTTCATATCTACTCAAGATCAAGTAGCTGATAGGTTTACAAAAGCTCTCACAATTCGAAAGCTTGAAGAATTTAGGAACAATCTTAATCTGGAATCACTACGTTAAGATTGAGGGAGGATGTTAGATAAATTAGTTGATATATTGTACCACAAGTACTCAAGGTTGTTTAGATTGGAACCATGACAAGTTTAGAGATAGAGTTAGAAATATAGTTGGTTGTTGTAATCTAGTTGTTGTAAATCCAGCTCTAGTTTGGTTCCAATCTAAACTAACTCGTGTACATCTTGTAAGCCACGCAAGTAGCTCTTCCTTGCCTTGCCTATATAACAAAGGTGCATCCTCCTTCGGGAGGTTCAACGCTTCCCATCTTATTTCACACACTGCACTAGTAGTCTTTCAGAATCAAGTTCTTCAGTGAGTGGGACGTGATCTCATGAAATGTACACTCACAAGCTTTCAGCTCCAAATCCTACAAATATTGGTAGCCTGAATTGACATGCTTCATGAAACTGTCATCCAAATGTACGTGGGAAAGATAGTCTTTCGAGGCGCCAGGAGCTAGAGCTCAATCCCTGGCGCTGAATGCTAGGTTCCTGGGCATTGTACTTTATGCCATGATGGATCCATCTGGCTGCCGCTTTACCCTGATAGCAATTACGGTGACTAATGTGCAGCTGGAACGTATCCAAGAGTGGAAGGGAAATATTGTTAGGGATAATCAGGTGGTCGGTGAAGTCCTGAAACTAGTCCCACTCCTTATCTCCGTCGTCGTTCGAACCTGCGGTCTCGAACTCCTCCTGGTCGATGTTGAGGCAGGGTGCGGAGGTGCTCCCACCTGGTGGACAGCACGCAGGTCTGCACCACCTGCCGGGCCTTCATGAAGGACATGATGTGGTGGAGGAGGCAATCCGGCAGGGAGCTCagccggtcgccgccggccaagATGCTGCTCCTGCTTGCACCTGGCATGAGCCTTGTACGAGCGAGACGTAGAAGTATATGTCCATCAAATGATCAACTGTTGCCAAATACGCATTACGTATACGTAGTCGTAGTTATACTGCATTGCTGAGTAGTACCAGCTGCAAGTACGTATTTTGACTGGATGCATTGGGAAGATTGTAGTTGTAGAGGAAGTCGGGTGCACTGCCCGAGAAGCCGAGCTGCCGCAGGCGGGAGGAccgaaggaggaggagcacgagctCACGCCACGGCCTCGCCAGGCGGCAGGCGCCGCGCGTCTCGGCCTCCTTGTCCTTACCAGAGCGTGCAGTGAACGGAGTAGGGCCGGGCTCTGTAGAAATGAGGACCAATGGTGaccccttggatgatgagtgattgacaacgttgtgttggtttgatgttgctcttggcttgtgatgtgcaggtgtaggatgcgacgtggcggtcgacagcgtgcggtgaaggtcaagcgaaaggttcgtGCCGATgaaccaagggcggtgaaggatgaatgcgagtaggcttggactgatggacccgaggagtccgggcggtcCACATGATGCACGGAATGGCGGGAGAACAGACGagatggagacggcggcggtcgATTCGAGCgagaggcttggcggaggccggacacgcgtcaacaTCAAGGAGGTtgcgtggcggccaagcgaagatggacggtttgggtggtttgggcctcaaaaccaccgcgcaggcaggtttcccggtttgggcctcaaaaccgggggcgagcccggtgcaaccggagcttcgagaaggagggcacgtggcgtcatcgcgaagcttgcgtcgaggcgaagcaaagtcgtgaaggcgatgtgtccgtccgatgcgcggataaaaacttggaccaaaatgcccctacgtgggtagttatcttagttgtagctgtagggaTAATATAGTCTTTcatcctggactataaatagggatgggaggctggttatttcagcacctctttgctTATCAACTCATTATCTTTTAgcttagaggctagtcatgtgcttaagtgagaggagagagggagattagagagtgattactcttttttcttgatttcttcatctttagtgagtggatgaagggaggaggctagtcctcatcttgtatagaagatgttctcgtgatttagctttgtttgttgtctcaaatcgtgctaaatctttgattcccgagcGTTTTTCTATTTCGCTATTTTCGGAGCTATTTTTGGGGATTTATTGTTCTTCGTGTTTGAGCTCGAATCTCGTGAGATTGGTTGAAGGGAAATGTTGCTAGGACCTTAGGAAGCACCTTTGATATGATCCCCCTTCAAATCCCTCACGAATCCggcttgaattttgaattttcccAAATCGTGTTCTTGAGTTAGggtttcggttttctccaaaatttgcGATGAATGCTTGAGCTTTTTGAGATTTGTCTCATGGATCTATTTTCCCTAGTGGTATTGCATCCTTGTCTCAAGTTTTATCTTGATCAGCGGAGTATCGAAGGAGTTCTTGTGATTTGAAGTGGAGCGTGTTCTTCTTTGTTCCTTGCTGTTCTTGCGTGCGTTGTTTTCTGTTCTTCGTTCCTTCTGTTCGTGTGCGCAGGTGACAGATTGCAGGGAAGCAGCGCTACACTCGCTGCGAGGCTGGCCCGATGCAGTAGGCGCAGCAGCCCGGCAGTGCGCGACGCGGCCCAGGCAGCAGAGGAGCATTTGCGGCCCAGCAGTGCTAGCGACAGCAAGCGGCCCATCGGCTGGCCTGAAGCCCATCGGCGAGCAGCTGCAGGTGAGCTAGCAGGCTCAGGAGCAAGTAAGTGACCAACGGCCCACACCAACAAGCCATCGCAGGACCAGGCCTTCAAGAAAATGAACAGCAGGTGCACACAGCCCAATAGCACAAGTCCAAGTGTAGCTAGTCGTGCAAACCAGTGAGCTAATTCCTTTTATCTTTTGTTAATTCCATGCAATAATTAGTTCTCTATTAATTCCTTCACTTAGCTAAATTAACCTGTGTCCTCTTATTTAGCTACTTGTTTTTATCTTACTAATCATGCGTAGTTTATTACTCATCCTTTGATGCCCCTTTGATGCCTAGATTAGTAAGTGGGTAGTAGTATCTTTGCTTTGCCTCATTTGTGCAAACTTGATAGAATCAATTCATGCTATGTTTCCGCTGTGATTTGAGCGTTTcttatcgttcctagggtgagcttgtcacgagttgacttgtgtcatcttgaCGATAAAATGCGCGGTGTGATGTGGGGTTGCATTTGGAACATAGACCTTGTTCTCAttgagaatttttataggcTCCCATTCATCTCCCTCTGGTCGCCCTTTCGATCCTTCAAGAAACCATCCATGCACGCGATTGCCAGTGCGGTTCTGGCCTCTGGGCAGGTATTTTCGGCGGAGGGCGGCCGGCCGCCGATGGAGTGAAGATGTTATGCCGGTTTCCGGTCTACCGAAGTGGCTCGGGGCGGCGGCAGAGGTGCAGCAAGCAGCTCACGGCCACACGCGGCCACGCTGCTACGTTTTCAACAATTTCTCGAATTTTTTGAAGGCCCGGTTGCCGATCCTTCATAAattttttcttaattatttaAAGGCTTTTAGTAATTATATAAGAGATTCCTAGAGTGATTCGTGGTTTTGGTTGATAAATGTTGGTTGGGATTCTTATTAGTAGCTAATTCGTTGTCATCAAGATGAGGGGCTAAGCGTTTTGCAGGGAGCTTGGAGAAGATTTTTGCTATAATAATGTATGCGAGGCTTATTGGTCTCATGGTCTGTAATTACCTATGGCCAAGGCATCTGCTTTTTTAATGAGAATAATATGTGCAGAGTTATAGAGATCAAGGTTACGAGCGTTCGTAGAGATCTCTGAAAACAGCCGTAATCACGCAAAGCTACTCTTGATACCTTCCCAACATTCTCTAAGGAAACCTCAAACGTCTCCAATAATATGAGCTAGAACTAGCTGCTAACGAATTTAGAGAAGAGATGGTGTGCAGCAGCTAATTTTAAATATTGTGTTGTGAGAGGAAGGTGCATTGAGAAATGAGTGAAACTATCTCTTCACTACGCTCTAGTCTCTTGTCCTTTGCACAGTTCAACGAATAAAAAATCAATTCTACCAACTTAGAGCTAGATTGTTGGAATTATCGTGTTTGCATTTCGTATCCAAGTGAGGCCACAAAGTGTGTAAACCACGCATAGTCAAAGAACAATCTAAAATTGTGGTTAGAAATTTTGAACCATACGAGTTCAGAATTATTCACCCTTATCTAAGATTGGAATATCTAGAAGCTCCTTATCTCTGTACTATAGGAGTTCTTTTCTGGTCGTACCTATCAGCCATATACAGTAAAAAACGAGTCAAAAGTTGCTTGTACTTCAGTTAGCCAGGGGCATGCAATGCAAGCAGAATTCAGAGAAGCCATAGGTCACAAAACCACGCACATGGCGCCGGGCTAACGATGACACTAGTCAACCTTGGTGAGCCTTATGTTATTATTCGGTAGATTCCTTGAGAAGAGCAGCAAAAACTCGACAAGTTGCCGGACATCATCATCTTTATATATGATTTCAGTATGCTTGAGGTTCTCGCACCGGACATCCACGAGGTTTTCGACAACAACGTTCTTCATCTTGGAGGttcctctccttttctttgTATCGTTTAAGAACTGTTGCACCATAAAAGATGTAAGGCAGGGGACTAAATTCAGTCACAGATGATTTATACACGTAGTAAAGAAAATGACACTACTATACCTTGCAACACCGCAGAGTAAGCTTCTCCAATATAGGTGAACTCCGAAGAAAGCATCCCAATAATGTCTGGAAATCATCACTGGGATCATAGTTGTGCAGTATCAAGACCCTTATGTTCTTGAATTCTGGATATGACGAAAGGGGTTCCCCAACTAGCACCTGGAGTAGATTCAATACAcagatgaaatgaaaaaaatgcatTGGCAAGGACAGAGAGAAGTCATAATTATGTAGTCTTCTGCGACTTGCATGCTCGTTTTTAAAAGATTTAAGATGATGAAATGAATCTTAAAGCTTAGATATAATATACCTTCCAACTCGGGGACAAATGTAAAGTGAGCTTCTCCAAGTTGGGTGAATTCCGAAGAATGCGTCCTGATACTTGGAGATCATCGCAAAGACCACATTTGTTCAATTCTAGGTTCCTTAGGTTGTTGAATTCTGGGAATGCCGTGGATTCTTCACCTGCTTCCACCTGAAACGAGTTCGCAACATGAATCCATGCATGCATAGAGTGAAACGGAAGCAGCAGCATAAGAAGATATATACCGTAATGTCGAAGCCTGATAGCTCCAAACTAGCCGCGTTCGACACGCTGCGAAGAGTCTTGAACAGGTGGTCTCTGAGATGTTTTTCCTTTGCTAGTGTTTCACGATGCGTCAACAGATGGATCGATGCCCTGGCAAGGGATGCC from Setaria italica strain Yugu1 chromosome VII, Setaria_italica_v2.0, whole genome shotgun sequence includes the following:
- the LOC101776982 gene encoding putative FBD-associated F-box protein At5g38570, producing the protein MVHTCELSRRWRHLWAKVPRLDIDQHEFTDAVAGYKKFGDFVHFLLQKVSIALLDELRLHVHSGYILGSADDDNASAWIRRAIMSSAQEPQREGVLNSGSWRLKTLHLSNLRHLDELFAEHVRSRCPSLEHLELRVCTCQFHAIASGSLKSLALKCCTGKGFYEITSPTLRSLVVERGDNDSIITSPFVVTAPALACLSLDISPYNFPGGVSFGEMASLARASIHLLTHRETLAKEKHLRDHLFKTLRSVSNAASLELSGFDITVEAGEESTAFPEFNNLRNLELNKCGLCDDLQVSGRILRNSPNLEKLTLHLSPSWKVLVGEPLSSYPEFKNIRVLILHNYDPSDDFQTLLGCFLRSSPILEKLTLRCCKFLNDTKKRRGTSKMKNVVVENLVDVRCENLKHTEIIYKDDDVRQLVEFLLLFSRNLPNNNIRLTKVD